A stretch of Cupriavidus necator DNA encodes these proteins:
- the otnK gene encoding 3-oxo-tetronate kinase has translation MTAGTLAHRPLLGCIADDFTGATDLANTLVRNGMRTVQTIGLPDVGAVQDIGEADALVVALKSRTIPAVEAVAQSLAALQWLRAQGCRQFVFKYCSTFDSTDAGNIGPVAEALLAALDSDFTIACPAFPENGRTIFRGHLFVGDALLNESGMEHHPLTPMTDASLVRVLQRQSKNKVGLLRYDAVARGAHATAERIAALRSDGVRMAIADAVSDADLFTLGEACANLPLITGGSGIALGLPENFRRAGLLPQRGDAASVPAIDGPGVVLAGSASRATNGQVARWLEQGRPALRIDPLALARGEAVADAALAFAAGHGEPVLIYATSSPDEVKAVQAELGVERAGHLVEQCLATVAAGLLARGTRRFVVAGGETSGAVVQALGVRALRIGAQIAPGVPATVTLDAKPLALALKSGNFGGPDFFDEALRQLGGH, from the coding sequence ATGACCGCAGGCACCCTCGCCCATCGCCCGCTGTTGGGCTGCATCGCCGACGATTTCACCGGCGCCACCGACCTCGCCAACACGCTGGTGCGCAATGGCATGCGCACCGTGCAGACCATCGGCCTGCCCGACGTGGGCGCCGTGCAGGACATTGGCGAAGCCGATGCGCTGGTGGTGGCGCTCAAGTCCCGCACCATCCCGGCCGTCGAGGCCGTGGCCCAGTCGCTGGCCGCGCTGCAATGGCTGCGCGCGCAGGGCTGCCGCCAGTTCGTATTCAAGTACTGCTCCACCTTCGACTCGACCGATGCCGGCAATATCGGCCCGGTGGCCGAGGCGCTGCTGGCGGCACTGGACAGCGACTTCACCATCGCCTGCCCGGCCTTCCCCGAAAACGGCCGCACCATCTTTCGCGGCCACCTGTTCGTGGGCGATGCGCTGCTCAATGAATCGGGCATGGAGCACCATCCGCTGACGCCGATGACCGATGCCAGCCTGGTGCGCGTACTGCAGCGCCAGAGCAAGAACAAGGTCGGGCTGCTGCGCTACGACGCGGTTGCGCGCGGCGCGCATGCCACCGCCGAGCGCATCGCTGCGCTGCGCAGCGACGGCGTGCGCATGGCGATTGCCGATGCGGTGTCCGACGCGGACCTGTTCACGCTGGGCGAGGCCTGCGCCAACCTGCCGCTGATCACCGGCGGCTCCGGCATCGCGCTGGGACTGCCCGAGAATTTCCGCCGCGCCGGCCTGCTACCGCAGCGCGGTGACGCGGCCTCGGTGCCGGCCATCGACGGCCCGGGCGTGGTGCTGGCCGGCAGCGCCTCGCGCGCGACCAATGGCCAGGTAGCACGCTGGCTGGAGCAAGGCCGCCCGGCGCTGCGCATCGACCCGCTCGCGCTGGCACGCGGCGAAGCCGTTGCCGACGCGGCGCTGGCCTTTGCCGCCGGTCATGGCGAACCGGTGCTGATCTACGCCACCTCCAGCCCCGACGAAGTCAAGGCCGTGCAGGCCGAACTGGGCGTCGAGCGCGCCGGACACCTGGTCGAACAGTGCCTGGCCACGGTTGCCGCCGGGCTGCTGGCACGCGGCACGCGCCGCTTCGTCGTGGCCGGCGGCGAAACCTCCGGCGCGGTGGTGCAGGCGCTGGGCGTGCGCGCCTTGCGTATCGGCGCGCAGATTGCACCGGGCGTGCCGGCCACCGTCACGCTGGATGCCAAGCCGCTGGCACTGGCGCTCAAGTCGGGCAACTTCGGCGGCCCGGATTTCTTTGACGAAGCGCTGCGCCAGCTTGGAGGTCACTGA
- a CDS encoding YgfZ/GcvT domain-containing protein, translating into MPVMNAQAQELAANLEALSGSGIVCSLPGLGLVRVAGDDAGSFLHTQLTNAVEDLKAGAARLAGYCSPKGRLLATFLMWRDVEGIVLQLSADIQAPVQKRLSMFVLRAKAKLSDITPTHAILGLAGAGAAKALAAAGLPVPEVAFAVAEADGITVIRLPDGAGQPRWQLVLPAERAEAVRAALAASLQDATPALWDWLEVQSGLPRIVAATQEQFVPQMINFELVGGVNFRKGCYPGQEIVARSQYRGTLKRRMWLVQGEGEVPAPAAEIYRPEDPGQPCGMIVNAAPAPQGGWAGLAELKIDAAASALRLGSAEGAAVATATLPYEVPLGEAAQAAG; encoded by the coding sequence ATGCCAGTGATGAATGCCCAAGCCCAGGAACTCGCCGCAAACCTTGAAGCCTTGAGCGGCAGCGGCATCGTCTGCAGTCTGCCCGGGCTTGGCCTGGTCCGTGTGGCCGGCGACGATGCCGGCAGCTTCCTGCACACCCAGCTGACCAATGCGGTCGAAGACCTGAAGGCCGGCGCGGCCCGCCTGGCGGGCTATTGCTCGCCCAAGGGGCGCCTGCTCGCCACCTTCCTGATGTGGCGCGATGTCGAAGGCATCGTGCTGCAGCTGTCGGCCGACATCCAGGCCCCGGTGCAGAAGCGCCTGTCGATGTTCGTGCTGCGCGCCAAGGCCAAATTGTCCGACATCACCCCCACCCATGCGATCCTCGGCCTCGCCGGGGCCGGCGCTGCCAAGGCCCTGGCCGCTGCGGGCCTGCCCGTGCCGGAGGTCGCCTTTGCCGTGGCCGAAGCCGACGGCATCACCGTGATCCGCCTGCCGGATGGCGCCGGCCAGCCGCGCTGGCAGCTGGTGCTGCCGGCCGAGCGCGCCGAGGCGGTGCGCGCGGCACTTGCCGCCTCGCTGCAGGATGCGACGCCCGCGCTGTGGGACTGGCTGGAAGTGCAGTCGGGCCTGCCGCGCATCGTCGCGGCCACGCAAGAGCAGTTCGTGCCGCAGATGATCAATTTCGAACTGGTGGGCGGGGTCAATTTCCGCAAGGGCTGCTATCCCGGCCAGGAAATCGTGGCGCGCAGCCAGTACCGCGGCACGCTCAAGCGCCGCATGTGGCTGGTGCAGGGTGAAGGCGAAGTGCCGGCGCCCGCGGCTGAAATCTACCGTCCGGAAGATCCGGGCCAGCCGTGCGGCATGATCGTCAACGCCGCACCGGCGCCCCAGGGCGGCTGGGCCGGGCTGGCCGAGCTGAAGATCGATGCCGCCGCCAGTGCGCTGCGCCTGGGCAGCGCCGAGGGCGCGGCAGTGGCTACGGCCACCCTGCCCTACGAGGTGCCGCTGGGCGAGGCCGCCCAGGCCGCTGGCTGA
- a CDS encoding NRDE family protein, translating to MCLILVAWQSHPDYALVVAGNRDEFYVRPAAAAHWWQDAPQVLAGRDLAEVIGEPGTWMGVNADGRFAALTNYRAPSEKRTDARSRGELVAGFLRGREAPFDYLDGLAGEDGRYNGFNLLASDLRELWWYSNRAASRQPQRLRPGLYGLSNALLDTPWPKVRSRVGALAEVLAADSGQANASAEPYLQMLADERQAADFELPATGVAPEWEKLLSSAFIRSPLYGTRASTVLRVRHDGRFDLSERSFDADGRIGDVNFHGKLNLQRDTGIVPAPR from the coding sequence ATGTGTCTGATCCTGGTTGCCTGGCAATCCCACCCCGACTATGCCCTGGTCGTCGCCGGCAACCGCGATGAATTCTATGTCCGCCCCGCGGCGGCCGCGCACTGGTGGCAGGATGCACCGCAGGTGCTGGCCGGGCGCGACCTGGCGGAAGTCATCGGCGAGCCCGGCACCTGGATGGGCGTCAACGCCGACGGCCGCTTCGCGGCACTGACCAACTACCGCGCCCCGTCCGAAAAACGCACCGACGCGCGCTCGCGCGGCGAGCTGGTGGCCGGTTTCCTGCGCGGACGCGAGGCGCCGTTCGACTACCTGGACGGCCTCGCCGGCGAAGACGGCCGCTACAACGGCTTCAACCTGCTGGCGAGCGACCTGCGTGAACTCTGGTGGTACAGCAACCGCGCCGCCTCGCGCCAGCCGCAACGGCTGCGCCCGGGGCTGTACGGCCTGTCCAACGCCCTGCTCGACACGCCCTGGCCCAAGGTGCGCAGCCGCGTGGGCGCGCTGGCCGAAGTGCTGGCCGCCGACAGCGGCCAGGCCAACGCCAGCGCCGAGCCCTACCTGCAAATGCTCGCCGACGAGCGCCAGGCGGCGGATTTCGAACTGCCTGCCACGGGCGTGGCACCGGAATGGGAAAAGCTGCTGTCGTCGGCCTTCATCCGCTCGCCGCTGTACGGCACGCGCGCCAGCACGGTGCTGCGCGTGCGCCACGATGGCCGTTTCGACCTGAGCGAGCGCAGCTTCGACGCCGACGGCCGCATCGGCGACGTCAACTTCCACGGCAAGCTGAACCTGCAACGCGACACCGGCATCGTGCCAGCGCCGCGCTGA
- the mltG gene encoding endolytic transglycosylase MltG, with protein MKRFFLSLGLAILVFALAAAGAFAWWANHPLPLSKSPVEVVIKPNSGVASVGRQIQRGGVGMDPRLFMLLVRLTGHGPDLKAGGYEFATGATPLSIIGKLARGEVTHYVVTVIEGWEFRKMRAAVDASPALRHDTRDMSDAELMKAIGAAETSPEGMFFPDTYLFARGSSDIDLYKHAYRAMQRRLNEAWNARSPDLPYKTPYEALVMASIVEKETGQAAERPMIAAVFINRLRKNMMLQTDPTVIYGLGDGFDGDLRKRDLQADNPYNTYTRTGLPPTPIALPGLASLAAATTPAPSDALYFVARGDGSSHFSNSLPEHNRAVDKYQRGK; from the coding sequence ATGAAACGATTTTTCCTTAGTCTTGGCCTGGCCATCCTGGTGTTCGCGCTGGCGGCCGCGGGCGCGTTCGCGTGGTGGGCCAATCACCCGCTGCCCCTCAGCAAGTCACCCGTGGAAGTGGTGATCAAGCCCAATTCCGGCGTCGCCAGCGTCGGCCGCCAGATCCAGCGCGGCGGCGTCGGCATGGACCCGCGGCTGTTCATGCTGCTGGTGCGCCTGACCGGCCACGGGCCTGACCTGAAGGCCGGCGGCTATGAATTCGCGACCGGCGCCACGCCGCTGTCGATCATCGGCAAGCTGGCGCGCGGCGAGGTCACGCACTATGTGGTCACGGTGATCGAGGGCTGGGAATTCCGCAAGATGCGCGCCGCCGTGGACGCCAGCCCGGCGCTGCGGCACGACACCCGGGACATGTCCGATGCGGAGCTGATGAAGGCAATCGGCGCGGCCGAGACCTCGCCCGAAGGCATGTTCTTCCCGGACACCTACCTGTTCGCGCGCGGCAGCAGCGATATCGACCTGTACAAGCACGCCTACCGTGCCATGCAGCGGCGCCTGAACGAGGCCTGGAACGCACGCTCGCCCGACCTGCCGTACAAGACCCCGTACGAGGCCCTGGTGATGGCATCGATCGTCGAGAAAGAAACCGGCCAGGCCGCCGAACGCCCGATGATCGCCGCCGTGTTCATCAACCGGCTGCGCAAGAACATGATGCTGCAGACCGACCCGACCGTGATCTACGGCCTGGGCGATGGCTTCGACGGCGACCTGCGCAAACGCGACCTGCAGGCCGACAACCCGTACAATACCTACACCCGTACCGGCCTGCCGCCCACGCCGATTGCGCTGCCGGGGCTGGCCTCGCTGGCGGCGGCCACCACGCCGGCGCCATCCGACGCACTGTACTTCGTCGCCCGCGGCGACGGCAGCAGCCATTTCTCCAACTCGCTTCCCGAACACAACCGCGCGGTCGACAAGTACCAGCGCGGCAAATAG
- the ltnD gene encoding L-threonate dehydrogenase: MSRNIGVIGLGAMGFGVAQSLLRAGFNVHACDLRPEVLQRFADAGGVPCASPAELGSRCDVVLTLVVNAQQTEAVLFGANGAAAAMQPGKLVIASATVPPGFAEALGRRLAEQGLLMLDAPVSGGAARAASGEMTMMTSGPAEAYSLAEDVLAAIAGKVYRLGAAHGAGSKVKIINQLLAGVHIAAAAEAMALGLREGVDPDALYDVITHSAGNSWMFENRVPHILKGDYTPLSAVDIFVKDLGMVLDTARHSKFPLPLSAAAHQMFMMASTAGHGGEDDSAVIKIFPGIELPGKAE; the protein is encoded by the coding sequence ATGTCCAGGAATATCGGCGTCATCGGCCTTGGTGCCATGGGCTTTGGTGTCGCGCAGTCGCTGCTGCGTGCCGGCTTCAACGTGCACGCGTGCGACCTGCGCCCCGAAGTGCTGCAGCGCTTTGCCGATGCCGGCGGCGTGCCGTGCGCCTCGCCCGCCGAGCTGGGCAGCCGTTGCGACGTGGTGCTGACGCTGGTGGTCAACGCGCAGCAGACCGAGGCCGTGCTGTTCGGCGCCAACGGTGCCGCGGCCGCGATGCAGCCGGGCAAGCTGGTGATCGCCAGCGCCACCGTGCCGCCGGGCTTTGCCGAGGCGCTAGGCCGCCGGCTGGCGGAACAGGGCCTGCTGATGCTGGACGCACCGGTCTCCGGCGGCGCCGCGCGCGCCGCCAGCGGCGAAATGACCATGATGACTTCCGGCCCGGCCGAAGCCTACTCGCTGGCCGAGGACGTGCTGGCCGCCATCGCCGGCAAGGTGTATCGCCTGGGTGCCGCGCATGGCGCGGGCTCCAAGGTCAAGATCATCAACCAGCTGCTGGCCGGCGTGCATATCGCCGCGGCCGCCGAAGCGATGGCGCTGGGCCTGCGCGAAGGCGTGGACCCCGATGCGCTCTATGACGTGATCACGCACAGCGCGGGCAACTCGTGGATGTTCGAGAACCGCGTGCCCCATATCCTGAAGGGCGACTACACGCCGCTGTCGGCGGTCGACATCTTCGTCAAGGACCTGGGCATGGTGCTCGACACCGCGCGCCACAGCAAATTCCCGCTGCCGCTGTCGGCCGCCGCGCACCAGATGTTCATGATGGCGTCGACCGCCGGCCATGGCGGCGAGGACGACTCGGCCGTGATCAAGATCTTCCCGGGCATCGAACTGCCGGGCAAGGCTGAATAA
- a CDS encoding DUF4936 family protein yields MSDHLYVYFRVPEAVAAEALPHWHRWMETVAEATGIGGTLMRRPETRAGVQTWMECYPDVPPAFDATLEGLWRQSGLDQWVDGERRAEHFVDLDVL; encoded by the coding sequence ATGAGCGATCACCTCTACGTCTATTTCCGCGTCCCGGAAGCCGTTGCCGCCGAGGCGCTGCCGCACTGGCACCGCTGGATGGAGACTGTCGCCGAAGCAACCGGAATTGGTGGTACGCTGATGCGCAGGCCGGAAACCCGCGCCGGCGTGCAGACCTGGATGGAGTGCTATCCCGACGTGCCGCCCGCGTTCGATGCCACGCTGGAAGGCCTGTGGCGGCAGAGCGGGCTGGACCAATGGGTCGATGGCGAGCGGCGGGCCGAGCACTTTGTCGACCTGGACGTGCTGTAG
- the tmk gene encoding dTMP kinase, translating to MRGKFITFEGIDGAGKSTHIDWVADRLRARSDIAGVVTTREPGGTSLGEDLRQILLHRKMHLETEALLMFAARREHIAEVIAPALERGKWVISDRFTDATFAYQGGGRGLATERLEVLEDWVQGGLQPDLTLLFDVPLETASERLAGARAPDRFESESRAFFQRTRDEYLRRAAQSPQRFRVIDATRSIADIRDELEKIIATI from the coding sequence ATGCGCGGAAAATTCATCACGTTTGAAGGCATCGACGGCGCCGGCAAGAGCACCCATATCGACTGGGTCGCCGACCGCCTGCGCGCACGCAGCGACATTGCCGGCGTCGTCACCACCCGCGAGCCCGGCGGCACCTCGCTGGGCGAAGACCTGCGCCAGATCCTGCTGCATCGCAAGATGCACCTGGAAACCGAGGCGCTGCTGATGTTCGCGGCCCGGCGCGAACATATCGCCGAGGTCATCGCACCCGCGCTGGAGCGCGGCAAGTGGGTGATTTCCGACCGCTTCACCGACGCCACCTTCGCCTACCAGGGCGGGGGCAGGGGCCTGGCCACCGAGCGCCTGGAAGTGCTGGAAGACTGGGTGCAGGGCGGCCTGCAGCCGGACCTGACGCTGCTGTTCGACGTGCCGCTGGAAACCGCCAGCGAGCGCCTGGCCGGCGCACGCGCGCCTGACAGGTTCGAATCCGAATCGCGCGCGTTCTTCCAGCGCACCCGCGATGAATACCTGCGCCGCGCGGCCCAGTCGCCGCAGCGCTTCCGGGTGATCGACGCCACGCGCAGCATTGCCGACATTCGCGATGAACTTGAAAAAATCATCGCAACTATCTGA
- a CDS encoding aldolase, with the protein MSTESKLREEICRIGASLYQRGYTVGSAGNISARLDDGWLITPTDACLGMMDPAAVAKVATDGSWVSGDKPSKTLMLHRAIYDNNREAHAVVHTHSTHLVALTLAGVWQPDDVLPPLTPYYVMKVGHIPLIPYHRPGDPAVAARVATLAAQVRGVLLERLGPVVWESSVSRAAFALEELEETAKLWMTMKDTPGFAARAALPDGALTELRDAFQARW; encoded by the coding sequence ATGAGCACCGAAAGCAAGCTGCGCGAAGAGATCTGCCGCATCGGCGCCAGCCTGTACCAGCGCGGCTATACCGTGGGCTCGGCCGGCAATATCAGCGCGCGGCTGGACGACGGCTGGCTGATCACGCCGACCGATGCCTGCCTGGGGATGATGGACCCGGCCGCGGTCGCCAAGGTGGCCACCGATGGCAGCTGGGTCTCCGGCGACAAGCCGTCCAAGACGCTGATGCTGCATCGCGCGATCTACGACAACAACCGCGAGGCGCACGCCGTGGTGCATACGCACTCGACGCACCTCGTGGCCCTGACGCTGGCCGGTGTCTGGCAACCGGACGACGTACTGCCGCCGCTCACGCCCTACTACGTGATGAAGGTCGGCCATATCCCGCTGATTCCCTACCATCGCCCCGGCGATCCGGCCGTGGCCGCGCGCGTGGCCACGCTGGCCGCGCAGGTGCGTGGCGTGCTGCTGGAGCGCCTTGGTCCGGTAGTGTGGGAATCCAGCGTCTCGCGCGCCGCGTTCGCGCTGGAAGAACTGGAGGAAACCGCCAAGCTATGGATGACGATGAAAGACACGCCGGGCTTCGCCGCCCGCGCTGCGCTGCCCGACGGCGCACTGACTGAGCTGCGCGACGCCTTCCAGGCGCGCTGGTAA
- the otnI gene encoding 2-oxo-tetronate isomerase produces MPRFAANLSMMYNEHAFLDRFAAAAADGFRAVEFLFPYEHAAAELRARLDANGLTQALFNAAPGDWAAGERGLAALPGREADFRGTIGRALEYAGVIGNDRIHVMAGLIPADADRARCRATYLENLAFAANAAAAQGVTVLIEPINTRDMPGYFLNRQDDGQAICKEVGAANLKVQFDCYHCQIVEGDVAMKLKRDIAGIGHIQIAGVPERHEPDVGELNYPYLFEVMDTLGYDGWIGCEYRPRAGTSAGLGWLKPYLGR; encoded by the coding sequence ATGCCGCGCTTCGCCGCAAACCTCTCGATGATGTACAACGAGCACGCCTTCCTGGACCGCTTTGCCGCAGCCGCGGCCGACGGCTTCCGGGCGGTGGAGTTCCTGTTCCCGTACGAGCACGCCGCCGCCGAGCTGCGCGCGCGCCTGGACGCGAACGGCCTCACACAGGCACTGTTCAACGCGGCGCCGGGCGACTGGGCAGCAGGCGAACGCGGCCTGGCCGCCCTGCCCGGGCGCGAGGCGGATTTCCGCGGCACCATCGGCCGCGCGCTGGAATACGCCGGCGTGATCGGCAATGACCGCATCCACGTGATGGCGGGCCTGATCCCTGCCGATGCCGACCGCGCGCGCTGCCGCGCCACATACCTCGAGAACCTCGCCTTTGCTGCCAACGCTGCCGCCGCCCAGGGCGTGACCGTGCTGATCGAGCCGATCAACACGCGCGACATGCCGGGCTATTTCCTGAACCGCCAGGACGACGGCCAGGCTATCTGCAAGGAAGTCGGCGCGGCCAACCTGAAGGTGCAGTTCGACTGCTACCACTGCCAGATCGTCGAAGGCGATGTCGCGATGAAGCTCAAGCGCGACATCGCGGGCATCGGCCATATCCAGATCGCCGGCGTGCCCGAGCGCCATGAGCCGGACGTGGGCGAGCTGAACTATCCCTACCTGTTCGAGGTCATGGACACGCTCGGCTACGACGGCTGGATCGGCTGCGAATACCGCCCGCGCGCCGGCACCTCGGCCGGCCTGGGCTGGCTCAAGCCCTACCTGGGCCGCTGA
- a CDS encoding FadR/GntR family transcriptional regulator: MFQKVPARALTDNVAEQLLDKIQSGAFARGDKLPTEAVLSGEFGVSRTVVREAISRLKYEGVVESRQGSGVFVTLQAGIRPLRIDYTETGTLESVLQIVELRRAIEAEVAAQAARRRTDASMAAIDAALARLDEEVAQGGDGVAEDVAFHRAIAEATGNPYFLKTLAFLSQYLEAATRVTRTNEARRADFSRQVREEHQAIVAAIRAGDPLAARNAAQNHMYNAAHRLAQLGADESGEAHGAAN; the protein is encoded by the coding sequence GTGTTCCAGAAAGTCCCTGCCCGCGCCCTCACCGACAATGTCGCCGAACAACTGCTGGACAAGATCCAGAGCGGCGCCTTTGCCCGCGGCGACAAGCTGCCGACCGAGGCGGTGCTGTCCGGGGAATTCGGCGTCAGCCGCACCGTGGTGCGCGAAGCCATCTCCCGGCTCAAGTACGAAGGCGTGGTGGAGTCGCGCCAGGGCAGCGGCGTGTTCGTGACGCTACAGGCCGGCATCCGGCCGCTGCGCATCGACTACACCGAAACCGGCACGCTGGAATCGGTGCTGCAGATCGTCGAACTGCGCCGCGCGATCGAGGCCGAGGTGGCCGCGCAGGCCGCCCGCCGCCGCACCGATGCGTCGATGGCGGCCATCGACGCCGCACTGGCCCGGCTCGACGAAGAGGTTGCGCAAGGCGGCGACGGCGTGGCCGAAGACGTGGCCTTCCACCGCGCCATCGCCGAGGCCACCGGCAACCCGTATTTCCTGAAGACGCTGGCCTTCCTCAGCCAGTACCTGGAAGCGGCCACGCGCGTGACCCGCACCAACGAGGCGCGCCGCGCGGACTTTTCGCGCCAGGTGCGTGAAGAACACCAGGCCATCGTCGCCGCCATCCGCGCCGGCGACCCGCTGGCCGCGCGCAATGCCGCGCAGAACCATATGTACAACGCCGCGCACCGTCTCGCCCAGCTGGGTGCGGACGAGAGCGGCGAAGCGCACGGCGCCGCCAACTGA
- a CDS encoding MFS transporter — translation MNPNQPAASVPALDSLGGNARLDTEAQIEKRAYSKVFWRVMPFLMLCYVVAYLDRVNVGFAKLQMGQDLAFSETVFGLGAGLFFIGYFLFEVPSNLLMHRIGARIWIARIMITWGIISALFLFVKTPTQFYVMRFLLGLAEAGFYPGVILYLTYWFPANRRGKMIALFMSGIPIAGMFGNPLSGWIMDAFNGTHGMRGWQWMFLLEALPALVIGVVTVFVLRDGIDKAPWLDADEKRVLKRNIEEDQRGAHNAASAAGKAHGHSLGAVFSDRRVWWMCLIYFCFVTGQYALTFWMPTLVKASGVTGNLNIGLLSAIPFICAVIVMNILGHSADARRERRWHLIVPALMGATGFAIAASFTNNTTVAIAALSLAAAGVLTCAPLFWSLPTSFLSGIAAASGIAVVNSVGNLAGFVSPYMVGALKDMTQSTQLPMYVLSAILVVGAVLVWLTPAKLVNR, via the coding sequence GTGAATCCAAACCAACCGGCGGCAAGCGTGCCCGCCCTTGACAGCCTGGGCGGCAACGCCCGGCTGGACACCGAAGCCCAGATCGAAAAACGCGCCTACAGCAAGGTGTTCTGGCGCGTCATGCCGTTCCTGATGCTGTGCTACGTGGTCGCCTACCTGGACCGCGTCAATGTCGGCTTCGCCAAGCTGCAGATGGGCCAGGACCTGGCCTTCTCCGAAACCGTGTTCGGCCTCGGCGCCGGCCTGTTCTTTATCGGCTACTTCCTGTTCGAGGTGCCCAGCAACCTGCTGATGCATCGTATCGGCGCGCGCATCTGGATCGCGCGCATCATGATCACGTGGGGCATCATCTCGGCGCTGTTCCTGTTCGTGAAGACGCCGACCCAGTTCTACGTGATGCGCTTCCTGCTCGGCCTCGCCGAAGCGGGTTTCTATCCCGGCGTGATCCTGTACCTGACCTACTGGTTCCCGGCCAACCGCCGCGGCAAGATGATCGCGCTGTTCATGTCGGGCATCCCCATCGCGGGCATGTTCGGCAATCCGCTGTCGGGCTGGATCATGGACGCGTTCAACGGCACGCACGGCATGCGCGGCTGGCAATGGATGTTCCTGCTCGAGGCCCTGCCCGCGCTTGTGATCGGCGTGGTGACGGTGTTCGTGCTGCGCGACGGCATCGACAAGGCGCCGTGGCTCGACGCCGATGAAAAGCGCGTGCTCAAGCGCAATATCGAGGAAGACCAGCGCGGCGCCCATAACGCCGCCAGCGCCGCCGGCAAGGCCCACGGCCACTCGCTGGGCGCGGTGTTCTCCGACCGCCGCGTGTGGTGGATGTGCCTGATCTACTTCTGCTTCGTCACCGGCCAGTACGCGCTGACCTTCTGGATGCCGACGCTGGTGAAGGCCAGCGGCGTGACCGGCAACCTGAACATCGGCCTGCTGTCGGCGATCCCGTTCATCTGCGCCGTGATCGTCATGAACATCCTGGGCCACAGCGCCGACGCACGCCGCGAGCGCCGCTGGCACCTGATCGTGCCGGCGCTGATGGGTGCCACGGGCTTTGCCATTGCGGCCTCGTTCACCAACAATACAACGGTGGCCATCGCCGCGCTGTCGCTGGCCGCCGCCGGGGTGCTGACCTGCGCGCCGCTGTTCTGGTCGCTGCCGACCTCGTTCCTGTCGGGCATTGCCGCCGCTTCCGGTATTGCCGTGGTGAATTCGGTGGGCAACCTGGCCGGTTTCGTGTCGCCGTACATGGTCGGCGCGCTGAAGGACATGACGCAAAGTACGCAGCTGCCCATGTACGTGCTGTCCGCGATCCTGGTCGTCGGCGCAGTGCTGGTGTGGCTGACGCCCGCTAAACTGGTCAACCGCTGA
- a CDS encoding GNAT family N-acetyltransferase, which translates to MSITVLICPWSEARERARAIRYTVFVEEQCVPVELEWDEWDEPSWHALALAEDGTPVATGRLLPDGHIGRMAVLQSVRGTGVGAMVLDALMRKAEALGYPELVLNAQTHAAPFYARVGFAQVGPEFEEAGIPHVEMRKRLAG; encoded by the coding sequence ATGTCCATCACTGTCCTGATCTGCCCCTGGTCCGAAGCGCGCGAACGCGCGCGCGCCATCCGTTACACCGTCTTCGTCGAAGAGCAATGCGTGCCGGTGGAACTGGAATGGGATGAGTGGGACGAGCCGAGCTGGCACGCGCTGGCGCTGGCCGAGGATGGCACGCCGGTGGCCACCGGACGGCTGCTGCCGGATGGCCATATCGGGCGCATGGCGGTGCTGCAGTCCGTGCGTGGCACCGGTGTCGGTGCAATGGTGCTGGACGCGCTGATGCGCAAGGCTGAAGCGCTTGGCTACCCGGAACTGGTGCTCAATGCGCAGACGCACGCGGCGCCATTCTATGCGCGCGTGGGCTTTGCGCAGGTGGGGCCGGAATTCGAAGAGGCGGGCATCCCGCACGTGGAGATGCGCAAGCGGCTGGCCGGCTGA